From the Pseudomonas sp. VD-NE ins genome, the window ACCCTGCGCCTTGATCCGCAAGACCCACGACGGGTGCTGGCGCGGATTCGTCTGGCCGGTGATACGCCGGTCAAGGAAGACACCCAGGCCAAACTGGCGCTGGCCGGGATCACGGGGACGTCGATCATCCAGCTCAGCGGTGGCACCCCGGAAAGCCCGAAACTGCGTGGGCATGACGGTAATCTGCCGACCATCGTTGCATCGCCCTCGCCTATTTCGCGCTTGCTCAATGACTCCAACGATTTGATGACCGGCATCACCGCATTGCTGCAGAACGCCAATCAGATGTTCTCTGCCGAGAACGTCGAGCGAGTCAGCAAGACCCTCGCCCACCTCGAACAAACTACCGGCACCATCAACGACCAGCGCGGCGACATCAAGCAAGCCATGCAGCAACTGGCGACCGTCGGCAAACAGGCCGGCAGCATGCTCGAACAGACGTCGTTACTGATGCGCAACGCCAACGGTTTGATCAACGACCAGGGCAAACAGGCACTGGGCAGCGCCGAGCAGGCGATGAAGTCGCTGGAACAAAGCACGACCACCATCAGCACGTTGCTGAGCAAAAACGAAAACTCCCTCGACAACGGCATGCAGGGCCTCAATGGTCTGGCCCCGGCGATCCGCGAACTGCG encodes:
- a CDS encoding MlaD family protein; the protein is METRAHHVLIGLFTVIVVAGALLFGLFLAKSSVDTEFKDYEIVFSEAVSGLSKGSPVQYSGIKVGDVITLRLDPQDPRRVLARIRLAGDTPVKEDTQAKLALAGITGTSIIQLSGGTPESPKLRGHDGNLPTIVASPSPISRLLNDSNDLMTGITALLQNANQMFSAENVERVSKTLAHLEQTTGTINDQRGDIKQAMQQLATVGKQAGSMLEQTSLLMRNANGLINDQGKQALGSAEQAMKSLEQSTTTISTLLSKNENSLDNGMQGLNGLAPAIRELRETLTSLRAISQRLEANPSGYLLGRDKNKEFTP